One Brassica napus cultivar Da-Ae chromosome C4, Da-Ae, whole genome shotgun sequence genomic region harbors:
- the LOC106390637 gene encoding putative glucuronosyltransferase PGSIP8, translated as MDLQRGLMLLCCVLTVLVIETTAYRERQLLQPQETAIDTENALVAVQDRGLKTRRPEHKNAYATMMYMGTPRDYEFYVATRVLIRSLRSLHVDADLVVIASLDVPLRWVQTLEAEDGAKVVRVENLDNPYRKQTNFNSRFKLTLNKLYAWALSDYDRVVMLDADNLFLKKTDELFQCGRFCAVFINPCIFHTGLFVLQPSVEVFKDMVHELQVGRENRDGADQGFLVSYFSDLLDQPLFRPPSNGSVLSGHLRLPLGYQMDASYFYLKLRWNIPCGPNSVITFPGAVWLKPWYWWSWPVLPLGLSWHEQRRATLGYSAEMTLVIIQAVFYLGIIVVARLARPTITKLCYRRSDRNLTTIQAGFKFIALLSVVAAYVFPFFTIPHTVHPLIGWFLYLMASFALSSIPINTLLLPTLPVLTPWFGIFGTLLVMAFPWYPDGVVRALSVFGYAFCCAPFVWVAFLKITSHLQVLIEKEVLFPRLGESGTTSGFSKLY; from the exons ATGGATTTGCAGAGAGGTTTAATGTTATTATGTTGTGTCCTAACCGTTCTGGTAATCGAAACGACAGCATATCGAGAGAGACAGCTGCTTCAACCGCAGGAAACGGCGATAGACACTGAAAACGCTTTGGTGGCGGTACAGGATCGGGGTTTGAAAACGCGGCGGCCGGAGCATAAGAACGCCTACGCAACGATGATGTACATGGGAACGCCAAGGGACTATGAGTTTTATGTTGCGACACGCGTTTTGATCAGATCGCTGAGAAGTCTCCACGTGGACGCTGACCTTGTTGTTATCGCTTCCCTCGACGTTCCTCTCCGATGGGTTCAAACCTT GGAAGCGGAAGATGGAGCTAAAGTGGTGAGAGTTGAAAATTTGGATAATCCGTACAGGAAACAAACTAACTTCAACAGTAGATTCAAGCTTACTCTCAACAAGCTCTACGCTTGGGCTTTGTCTGATTACGACCGTGTGGTCATGCTCGATGCCGACAACCTCTTTCTTAAAAAGACCGACGAGCTGTTCCAGTGCGGACGCTTTTGTGCTGTCTTCATAAACCCTTGCATCTTCCACACTGGCCTCTTTGTCTTGCAACCGTCTGTGGAAGTGTTCAAGGACATGGTCCATGAGCTACAAGTTGGAAGAGAGAATCGTGATGGAGCTGATCAAGGCTTTCTTGTTAGTTACTTCTCTGATCTTCTTGACCAGCCTCTCTTTCGTCCTCCGAGTAATGGCTCTGTGCTCAGTGGCCATTTGAGACTTCCGTTAGGCTACCAAATGGACGCTTCTTATTTCT ATCTTAAACTAAGATGGAACATACCCTGTGGACCAAACAGTGTGATTACATTCCCAGGAGCTGTTTGGTTAAAGCCATGGTACTGGTGGTCATGGCCTGTTCTTCCACTAGGTCTCTCATGGCACGAGCAGCGTCGCGCCACTCTAGGGTACTCAGCAGAGATGACTTTGGTCATTATCCAAGCAGTGTTCTACCTTGGAATCATAGTAGTCGCACGACTAGCTCGTCCTACCATAACTAAGCTATGTTATCGCCGCTCTGACCGCAACTTAACAACGATTCAAGCAGGATTCAAGTTCATAGCACTTCTCTCTGTAGTCGCAGCCTACGTCTTCCCGTTCTTCACCATCCCTCACACCGTACACCCACTCATCGGCTGGTTCCTCTACTTGATGGCCTCTTTTGCTCTCTCTTCCATTCCAATCAACACTCTTCTCCTCCCAACGCTCCCTGTTCTCACTCCATGGTTCGGCATTTTTGGGACGCTGCTTGTCATGGCCTTCCCTTGGTACCCTGATGGAGTAGTGAGGGCCTTGTCTGTTTTCGGATACGCATTTTGTTGCGCACCTTTTGTGTGGGTTGCATTTCTCAAGATCACGTCGCATCTCCAGGTTCTGATTGAGAAAGAGGTGTTGTTTCCGCGGTTGGGAGAGTCAGGGACCACTTCTGGGTTCAGCAAATTGTATTAG